AATGAAAATACCTTGCAAGGGCACGATGAGTCAGCATTGCCGGTGAACGAATCGCAAGAACTGTTCGGTGAGCGAACACCTAACGGTCAGGAAGATTGTGGAGATGAAAGTAGTAGTTCCGAGGATCTTCCCCCTGTACCCACAAGCGCGTtgaaaccaaaacgaaaaataacGAATAAGAAAGTGGCGGCGACCGCATCGTCTGCATCGgatcgaaaaaagaagaaatcaaaGGAAAAGATTGGGTACAACGAAAAAGGTAAAGCAAACgatccaaacaaaacaagtaGATCCGACGGACACAGAAAACGATTATGCGGTATTTGCGGTGTACTAGTGACCAACCTGATCAGCCACACACGATCGCATACCAAGGAAAACCTTCTCAAATGTCCGCACTGTCCCGTACAGATGGCTCATTCCACTAACCTGTTAAACCATGTGAATACGGCACacgtaaaaaaaatcattaaatctTGTGAACCTTGTGGCAAAGGATTTACCTCAAACAACGCCTACAAATCGCACATGGTACGTTTTGGCCGAATTGATCCAGAAGCTTCACAAGAATACCTGATTGGAGATTTATTAATACTTTATTTTCTTGCAGCGAACGCACGGTATCGGTGCGCAATACCAGTGTGAAATCTGTCTCAAAATGTTCAACCATGCTTCGAGCCGCCGCATTCATATAAAGCGAATACATATTGCTGAACGAAAGTATGAGTGCCAGATTTGCCAGGAAAAGTTCAAAGATCCGTAAGCGCAGAAGCTTGTAAAAAATCCTTCGGTTTTCCTGTATTTGCTTTAATACGATATGCTTTATTTTCGCAGGAGTAGGTTGAGAGGACATGCAAGAGTGCACTCTACCAACGCTCCCTTCGCATGTAGCCACTGTCCAAAGCGATTCAAGTCTCCTACTGCGAAAAAAGCACATGAAATAACGCATAGTGGCATCCAATTCGCATGTACATTCTGCACTAAGGTGTACCGATACAAAACCCTGCTCAACATGCATTACCGGAAATGCCATCCAGAGAAATGTAAGGGCGAACCAGATGAGCAAAGAGTCACAAATGCCGGTCGATAACAATGAAGGGACTGATATATTTACCCCAATAACAAGGTATCGAACGCAGTAGCGATCGGAGAAAATAAGCTTGTGCCGACCGTTTCGACAGCGTTAAACCACAGCTCATAAAGCTTTGAGCTATAGAAACTCCGAGTCTCAAGTTCCGTTCCTCATACAATAAAATCAATAGTGTATCAAACTTGGATAAAACTGTCGTATTTTATAAGTATCCGAAATACCTGTGGATCCTTTAAGTTTAAGTAATTTGATTAATAATTAGTCTAAACCTGGTTCCTCAGGCGATGATGAAATCCAAAATGTACCAAATGAATTATCGCCTAGAGGCGTTAGGAATCGCCTCGTCGGAATAAGCACCTAATTTTTCCGTTTACCCGTCTGGCCCAGATTATACAATTGTTATCATTCTCTCATTGGTTAAAATCTTCTGATAGTTGCTTTCGCGTTGAAGCAATCGCAAACAATTGACACCATAAtttataaatcaatttatcaccaacaccattcATCCTATTCCTGATCTTGATATCATGACCGATCGAGTAGGACATACCAAACCCCGCAGAAAAGTGCAACAATCCAAACACATCATTAAGCATTCTTTCTTTCAATAGTCCGTAAGGAATCATTCATCAGCTCACAATCCATCCTTCCACCCGGAAGCATAAGCTGTACAGACACGATCTACCACCAACCATGGTCACCATGATCAATTGTTGTGGCACACGTATGTCCGTGAAAATAAGGTCCACAGACCCACAATTCGGAACAAgcaccaccgaaaaagggccaTCGAAACCCTGCTGACCAAACGCACGCACCGTGTCCCGCTTCATCCGCTTTGTTCCCTTTAAGGTACAGAAGGAACCGCATGGCTTTAACCGAGCCTTCTCTACGCCCGGGGTCGACGAAGGGTCTAGACATATGCGGTGTGCCACCCCGGtgcgtttcccaaaacattCCTAACGATTTCCGCACGAGAATACAAATTACATGCGCCATTAATCAAGCCATTCCTCGTCGTACGAAAACaaggaaaagtttgaaaaatgtGCCACCCTACGTCACGAACTTCACGCCGAGGGCCATTTATCGATGACGCACTGGGTGGGATGACGATTCCTTCCCGCCATTAGATTATTTTGGCTCGTGATTGACTACCCTGTTTGAATGCAACCGACAAGCGGGGTGGGGTTTGATTAACACGTCCGAAAATCCGCTGGCTTATCCAGTGCGTAGCCGAGCAAATCGGAATCAATAAGCAAggatgataaatgataaaCGGCCAGTATGTTGCATGCAAAACAGGTGTACCGGATTTGTCCAAATTGATATCTACAGTTTAGTCTGTTTTCATTAAGTCTCGGCACTACCTCATCACCTATCATGGTACCTTGCGAGTTACTGTTTGTCCACCATTTAGCCTTTGACGTCATATGCCTTCAGTGGAAGTAACCGCGATCATCCTTTTTCCCCGAATGCAGTGTACCCGAGTGTACGGTTACACGTAGGTCTCCCACTCCttcaaccatcaccatttaATCCCTCCAGCCATCGCATCCGTTGCAGCTCGGCAAACAGCATCGCCGGAACGTGTAGCATTTAATTGAAGAGGCGCTGGTTTTTATTTCCGTACGTTTTGGATGCCGGAATCCGTGCGTACGAAATGTAGGTCAGTAGGGAATCATCATCAGGTGTACGTCGCGTGCTCCGGACACAATCGGGTGCTGGACACGGGGAGTGTGTTCCACCCATCTCCATCGCATTGTCagagataaaaaaatattaaaaatgtagaaaaaagTCCAACATTTTTCATGCCTCTTCCGTCACCGGCTCACACGTGGTTCCATGCGTTACGTGCA
This sequence is a window from Anopheles darlingi chromosome 3, idAnoDarlMG_H_01, whole genome shotgun sequence. Protein-coding genes within it:
- the LOC125955240 gene encoding zinc finger protein 37-like isoform X2, yielding MEVLGEISNFCRFCLSQDCELLIPLSRAIENHSISIQDIQQTTGISIIENEIDCLSVCTKCSNRIKLAVDFRHSCINGNIRFMQLFGHIIDKLRSFDIVDENLEHAENIKDPLKIEMVLQNEPNNENTLQGHDESALPVNESQELFGERTPNGQEDCGDESSSSEDLPPVPTSALKPKRKITNKKVAATASSASDRKKKKSKEKIGYNEKGKANDPNKTSRSDGHRKRLCGICGVLVTNLISHTRSHTKENLLKCPHCPVQMAHSTNLLNHVNTAHVKKIIKSCEPCGKGFTSNNAYKSHMRTHGIGAQYQCEICLKMFNHASSRRIHIKRIHIAERKYECQICQEKFKDPSRLRGHARVHSTNAPFACSHCPKRFKSPTAKKAHEITHSGIQFACTFCTKVYRYKTLLNMHYRKCHPEKCKGEPDEQRVTNAGR
- the LOC125955240 gene encoding zinc finger protein 37-like isoform X1, producing the protein MEVLGEINYFCRFCLSQDYENLMPLSNAIEDFSFSIQDIQQTTGISIIENEIDCLSVCTKCSNRIKLAVDFRHSCINGNIRFMQLFGHIIDKLRSFDIVDENLEHAENIKDPLKIEMVLQNEPNNENTLQGHDESALPVNESQELFGERTPNGQEDCGDESSSSEDLPPVPTSALKPKRKITNKKVAATASSASDRKKKKSKEKIGYNEKGKANDPNKTSRSDGHRKRLCGICGVLVTNLISHTRSHTKENLLKCPHCPVQMAHSTNLLNHVNTAHVKKIIKSCEPCGKGFTSNNAYKSHMRTHGIGAQYQCEICLKMFNHASSRRIHIKRIHIAERKYECQICQEKFKDPSRLRGHARVHSTNAPFACSHCPKRFKSPTAKKAHEITHSGIQFACTFCTKVYRYKTLLNMHYRKCHPEKCKGEPDEQRVTNAGR